From one Agathobaculum sp. NTUH-O15-33 genomic stretch:
- a CDS encoding iron-containing alcohol dehydrogenase — protein MNFEMYVPTRILFGEGKLNELHNQTMPGKKTLLVISNGRSVRKNGALKRTEEQLRMAGVETVLFDKVGANPLKSTVEEGAKLAKDSGCDFVTALGGGSVMDAAKIMAMYALQPGELWDYVAGATGKNRPLEEAALPVICITTTAGTGSEVDQWGVVTNPETNEKIGCGGMDSLFPVLAVVDPELMATVPPKFTAYQGFDALFHATECYISAAANPMGDMYALTAIEHIGKYLARAVKNGGDREARAGVAFANTLSGVVMTVSACTSEHSMEHAMSAYHPELPHGAGLIMISKEYYTWFIDHHACDERFVRMAKALGMAEAKEPMDFVKRLGQLQKECGVENLKMSDYGIRSDEFMTLAENARATMGGLFACDRVPLSAGECAGIYERSYACGQ, from the coding sequence ATGAATTTTGAAATGTATGTACCGACCCGCATTTTGTTCGGCGAGGGAAAACTGAATGAGCTGCACAACCAGACCATGCCGGGTAAAAAGACCCTGCTGGTCATTTCTAACGGGAGATCTGTCCGGAAGAACGGCGCACTGAAGCGTACGGAAGAGCAGCTGCGTATGGCCGGTGTGGAGACCGTTTTGTTTGACAAGGTAGGCGCCAATCCGCTCAAATCCACAGTGGAAGAAGGGGCTAAATTAGCAAAGGACAGTGGCTGCGATTTCGTCACAGCGCTGGGCGGGGGCTCCGTGATGGACGCGGCGAAGATCATGGCGATGTACGCGCTCCAGCCCGGCGAGCTTTGGGACTATGTCGCGGGAGCGACAGGCAAAAACCGCCCCTTAGAGGAGGCGGCTTTGCCCGTGATCTGTATCACCACCACCGCGGGCACCGGATCTGAGGTGGATCAGTGGGGCGTGGTCACCAATCCGGAAACCAATGAAAAGATCGGCTGCGGCGGCATGGACAGCCTGTTTCCCGTATTGGCTGTCGTAGATCCGGAACTGATGGCAACCGTTCCCCCCAAGTTCACCGCCTATCAGGGCTTCGACGCGCTGTTTCACGCCACCGAATGCTATATATCCGCCGCAGCCAACCCCATGGGGGATATGTATGCGCTCACGGCGATTGAGCATATCGGTAAATATCTAGCACGGGCGGTGAAGAATGGTGGCGACCGAGAAGCAAGAGCGGGCGTGGCCTTTGCCAATACCCTGTCCGGCGTGGTGATGACAGTGAGCGCCTGCACCAGCGAGCACTCTATGGAGCATGCGATGAGCGCCTATCACCCGGAACTGCCCCATGGCGCGGGTCTTATCATGATCTCCAAAGAGTATTATACATGGTTCATCGACCATCACGCCTGTGACGAGCGGTTTGTCCGTATGGCGAAAGCTTTGGGCATGGCCGAAGCCAAGGAACCGATGGACTTTGTCAAGCGGTTGGGGCAGCTTCAAAAGGAATGCGGCGTAGAAAACCTTAAAATGTCCGATTACGGTATCCGGAGCGACGAGTTTATGACCTTAGCTGAAAATGCCCGCGCTACCATGGGCGGCCTGTTCGCATGTGACCGGGTTCCGCTCAGTGCCGGGGAATGTGCGGGAATCTATGAGCGTTCGTATGCATGTGGCCAATAA
- a CDS encoding carboxymuconolactone decarboxylase family protein: MELSDYSKHYYEKMFPGHQTHLCTTDPELIERFQNFAFDEVVNSDDLDGRTRFIAILSALLGCQGTDLFRDMLPAALNFGVTPIEIREIVYQAVDYLGMGRVFPFLNTLNEALTARGERLPLEAQAKTTMDTRLAAGIQAQVDIFGEGMRDFWQSGPEESRHINRWLAANCFGDFYTRGGLDYRQREMITFCFLAAQGGCEPQLVSHAAANLRVGNDKAFLIKIVSQCLPYIGYPRSLNALRCVNEAAEKEGT, encoded by the coding sequence ATGGAGCTCTCGGATTATTCAAAACACTACTATGAAAAAATGTTTCCCGGTCATCAAACGCACCTATGCACGACCGATCCGGAGTTGATCGAACGGTTTCAAAACTTTGCTTTTGACGAGGTGGTGAATAGCGACGATTTAGATGGGCGTACCCGTTTTATAGCGATCCTGTCGGCGCTGTTGGGCTGTCAGGGTACGGACCTGTTTCGGGATATGCTTCCCGCGGCGTTAAACTTTGGCGTTACACCGATAGAAATTCGGGAGATCGTCTATCAGGCCGTGGACTATCTGGGAATGGGAAGGGTGTTTCCTTTTCTAAACACGCTGAACGAGGCGCTGACGGCGCGCGGTGAACGTCTGCCCCTAGAGGCGCAGGCAAAAACCACCATGGACACCCGGTTGGCAGCCGGTATTCAGGCGCAAGTGGACATCTTTGGCGAAGGGATGCGGGATTTCTGGCAGTCCGGTCCTGAGGAAAGCCGCCACATCAACCGCTGGTTGGCCGCCAACTGTTTTGGCGATTTCTATACCCGCGGGGGATTGGATTACCGACAGCGTGAGATGATTACGTTCTGTTTTCTGGCTGCGCAGGGCGGGTGTGAGCCGCAACTCGTCAGCCATGCCGCCGCCAATCTGAGAGTGGGCAACGATAAGGCGTTTTTGATCAAAATCGTTTCACAGTGCCTTCCCTACATCGGCTATCCTCGCAGTTTAAACGCACTTCGTTGTGTCAACGAGGCTGCCGAAAAGGAGGGAACATAA